Below is a genomic region from Procambarus clarkii isolate CNS0578487 chromosome 27, FALCON_Pclarkii_2.0, whole genome shotgun sequence.
gcaatccagctgggatcgccccattgccgaccaagaagctagaagcgactttgctagaagctgctacaccaccacatgacactgcccgactttgagctgtagcagctccccatgcaggtgatttcctgttagcaacccaaatgtccgcaaccggcacccgtctcacaccgcaggccctccgaattgccgtggctctccgcctcgctgccccaatccacaccgaatacaggtgtatttaagACGAGGCAGAGGCCGAGAGATACGGATGGCATggtcttctctgccaaaggacaggagaagACACGCAAGAcacgcaagacacggcgaggtcaatgacattattaagagaagcctttccacagccggttgtccagcagagagagagccctgttacctaatgtcccgcaactctgatgagcctgtcggtcgttcagatggaatcacggtgaacccctggaagaatggtagacagttggtgtgggactacacttgcgtttcaacttcagCCAATACCTattttgacttcagtgctacacaagcaggaggagctgccaatcactgggaagcagccaagttacgtaaatacagagaccttgagcaccactacagttttgtccccattgcctcagagtcacttggtgcctggggtaaaagtgctgctagctttttgaaggagttggggtctaagctaatcgtaacaattagagaccctagagctgccagttttctttttcagcgccttagtgtggcaatccagagaggaaatgctcactgcatccatggttcctaccCGCCATCTaaagagctggaggagctgttcaacttgtgacaagcagccttgtaccctgcatgtaatcaatattgtaacttttttgtgtaatgacattttcaaataaagatagataaatatatacacataccaaaagaataggggtggtaggagaagaaaatatcagtgttcagtgaagatccacaaggtcttctctgagtaccctttattttcttctccgaggctatgggtccacatgcaccagaggtggtatacacatgcaccagaggtggtaccccttctaggtatatatatataaatatatatatatatatatatatatatatatatatatatatatatatatatatatatatatatatatatatatatatatatgttgtacctagtatccagaacgtcatactcggccagctatgcaaggcccgatttgcctaataagccaagttttcctgaattattatattttctctaatttttttcttatgaaatgataaagctacccattgcattatgtatgagttcaatttttttattggagttaaaattaacgtaggtatatgaccgaacctaaccaaccttacctaacctaacctaacctaacctaacccaacctaacctataaagataggttaggttaggttaggtagccgaaaaagttaagttaggttaggttaggtagccgaaaaagttaggttaggttaggttaggtacctggttgatacctggttgatggggttctgggagttcttctactccccaagcccggcccgaggccaggcttgacttgtgagagtttggtccactaggctgttgcttggagcggcccgcaagcccacatacccaccacagcccggttggtccggcactccttggacgaataaatctagtttcctcttgaaaatgtccacagttgttccggcaatatttcttatgcttgctgggaggacgttgaacaaccgcagaccgctgatgtttatacagtgttctttgattgtgcctatggcacctctgctcttcactggttctattctacattttcttccatatcgttcactccagcacgttgctattttactgtgtagatttggtacttggccctccagtatcttccaggtatatgttatttgatatctctctcgtcttctttctagtgagtacatttggagggctttgagacgatcccaataatttaggtgctttattgcgtctatgcgtgccgtatatgttctctgtattccctctatttcagcaatctctcctgctctgaaggggaaagtgagtactgagcagtactcaagacgggacaacacaagtgacttgaagagtacaactattgtgatgggatccctggatttgaaagttctcgtaatccatcctatcatttttctggctgtcgcaatatttgcttggttatgctccttaaacgttaggtcgtcagacattattatgtaATTATTATGTTAGTACCTCtgtactgcctcaagaaacattacgaaCCGAGGCCTCTGACTTGCCTCGAGAAACATTACACACTGAGgtttctgaactgcctcaagaaacattaaaaactgaggcctctgaagtgcctcaagaaacattgcaAACCGAGGCCTCTGacttgcctcaagaaacattacactgAGGTTACCGAACTGCCTCTAGAAACAATAAAAActtaggcctctgaactgcctcaagaaaaatTACAGAGGCCTTTGAACTGCCTcaggaaacattacaaactgaggcctttGAACTACCTCAGGAAGCATTACAAACCGAGACCTCTGAACTGccacaagaaacattacaaactgagacctatgaactgcctcaagaaacattacaagctTTGGCCtcggaactgcctcaagaaacattacaaactttggcctctgaactgcctcaagaaacattacaaactgaggactctgaactgcctcaagaaacattacataccgaggcctctgaactgcttcAAGTatcattacaaactgaggcctcgGAACTGCCTCATCAAaaattacaaactgaggcctctgaacaccCTCAAGAATCATTACAAATTGAGgtttctgaactgcctcaagaaaaaactgaggcctctgaactgcctcaagaaaaaactgaggcctctgaactgcctcaagaaaaaactgaggcctctgaactgcctcaagaaaaaactgaggcctctgaactgcctcaaggtaCATTACAAACCGAGGTCTCTAAACTCCCTCAAGAAACGTTGCAGACTGAGGCCTCGGAACTGccacaagaaacattacaaactgaggcctctgaactccctcaagaaacattaacaactgagtcatctgaactgcctcaagaaacattacaaactgagatctctgaactgcctcaagaaacattaacaactgaggcctctgaactgcctcaagaaacagctacagatagacaacattaacaccagtaataaaaatgatggcaagtttcttggtctattcctAGAGAAGAGACTCAacgtcagcacccacattcaacacataactaagaaatccTCTAAGACTGTTGCTATACTCTCTAAaaaaagatattatgttcctaactctgctcttctctcactatattatgcactaatctacccctatcttaattatggtgtctgtgcatgggggtctaccactgcaaaccaccttaagcccatcatcacccagcaaaaatctgctatcagtataataactaactctgctttcagacaacactcagctccattgTTTAAATTCCCaaccttgctaaatattaactccctccacacattctcttgtgtcaactacatttacaaaaccctgttattAAATGCAAactatgctctgaaactctccttggacagatgtaataggacccattatcaccacaccagaaataaatatctctttgatatccccagggtcaaacttaatctgtgtaaacactttatgcaaattaagggacctagtctatggaactcactccctagtgaattgaaaagctgtcaaacttttgccttatttagaaGATAACCAaaatgtacctaatttcatcttcttagtttcctacactgagctttaaatttgctctgtacctagtgatacccaatctcccaattttcatgtacttaacccaaacaaccttatcattgttttCATTGCTGTCttacttttatgtgctagccatatactgtaatgtgcctaccaatttttgtcaactaccattcaagctgtcattgcaatcaatctgagctacctatgtgctttaaaatACCTACAATCTTtcactcatttttttcttgccttgtaactgttatcatttttttttaaattttgcaagtatttacctacttaaattttcttagattaaggacctgctcgaaacgcaacgcgtactagtggctttacaagatcgtaattaccattttatgtatcctcacaatcccaatgtaccttcttgtatatacataaataaataattcaataaaCAAAACATTACAAACcggggcctctgaactgcctctagAAACATTAAAAAATGACGCCTCTGAAATGTCTCAAAAAACATTAAAAACTGAGGCATCTGAACTGActgaagaaacattacaaactgaggcctttGAACTGCCTCAAAAATAAGACAAACCGAGACCCCTGAAGTGCctcaaaaaaaaatacaaacagaGGCCTTTGAACTGCCTcaggaaacattacaaactgaggcctatgaactgcctcaagaaacattacaagctttggcctctgaactgcctcaagaaacattacaaactgagggctctgaactgcctcaagaaacattacataccgaggcctctgaactgcttcAAGTatcattacaaactgaggcctcaGAACTGCCTCATCAAAAATTacgaactgaggcctctgaacaccCTCAAGAATCATTACAAATTGAGgtttctgaactgcctcaagaaaaatCTGAggtctctgaactgcctcaagaaaaaactgaggcctctgaactgcctcaaggtaCATTACAAACCGAGGCTTCTGAACTGCCTCAAATAACGTTGCAGACTGAGGCCttagaactgcctcaagaaacattacaaactgaggcctctgaactgcctcaagaaacattaacaactgagGCATCTGAACTGCCTCAAAAAACATTACAAGCTgagacctctgaactgcctcaagaaacattaacaactgaggcctctgaactgcctcaagaaacagctacagatagacatcaTTAAcaccagtaataaaaatgatggcaagtttcttggtctattcctAGAGAAGagtctcaacttcagcacccatattcaacacataactaagaaagcctCTAAGACAGTTGCTATACTTTCTAAAAAAaggtattatgttcctaactctgctctcctctcactatattatgcactaatctacctctatcttaattatggtgtctgtgcatgggggtctaccactgcaaactaccttaagcccatcatcacccagcaaaaatctgctatcagtataataactaactctgctttcagacaacactcagctccaatgtttaaattcctaaacttgctaaatattaactccctccacacattctcttgtaaataaataataaataaatgttttttaggtaaggtacaatatatacaagagattttacaaagtttgttggattaatagatagagctagtacatacaatgcctaaagccactattacgcaaagcgttttcgggcaggaaaacatttaatgactaaagcttaatactaatgggtataaagaataaaatgtgttgagaacaaataaaaattagaggtaagagaggggggaacatggctgaaaaagcagcacaaatacaattacaa
It encodes:
- the LOC138369241 gene encoding chemotaxis regulatory protein ChePep-like, which codes for MGHHCTPSTPTKSPKDHKLAHWDCPIMEKTVTAMIDNADAENNDRLLEETLQTEAFELPQEALQTETSELPQETLQTETYELPQETLQALASELPQETLQTLASELPQETLQTEDSELPQETLHTEASELLQVSLQTEASELPHQKLQTEASEHPQESLQIEVSELPQEKTEASELPQEKTEASELPQEKTEASELPQEKTEASELPQEAFELPQETLQTEAYELPQETLQALASELPQETLQTEGSELPQETLHTEASELLQVSLQTEASELPHQKLRTEASEHPQESLQIEVSELPQEKSEVSELPQEKTEASELPQGTLQTEASELPQITLQTEALELPQETLQTEASELPQETLTTEASELPQKTLQAETSELPQETLTTEASELPQETATDRHH